GTCAACATATAAATCCtgagaataaatttgaagaaattgatgacaAGCAATCCCTTTCAAAGTTTGGCtcataaataaataccttGAAAACATTATCGAGTTCCATTGAAATGACATCACTATCTAGtgggaaaaaatcaacaggCAGTTCATCAATAGAAGTAAGAGTTCCATACACTCCTTTGTCCTAAATGAAGTAATAattttgtcaacaatttcttcttcgctgaTTTAAGTAACTTTAACCAACCTTGAGCCGCTGTTCACATACTGCACTTCATCGGGAGATAAAAATTAACTGATATTCCTTACTAGCAGAATGTCCTTGGCTTTCTTCGCTGAAATGTAAATTAACTTATTGTTGactatttaaagttaaaatatgtaGATTATTCATACCTGTGCAAGTTATCGGCAATACAATCCATCAGCTCAACTTCAGGTCTTGTGATGAACAGTATATTTTTAACAGATATGGAAGGCAAGCACCCAGGTTTTAACTGGAACATTTTTACAACATCTAGTTCCTTAAGAAAACTGTATTCTGCCACCAAACCAATGGGGCCAGTGAGTTGTTCATCCCAAAATATTGCCTAGCATAATTGATGAATTTACGTACATTTCTTAAATGGAATAGCACACACCAATATACCTTTGTTCCACTGAACTTCTCTAAAAGAGGAACAATATCctgtaacaataacaaaactgttgacgaaatttatttttactgaacaAGACATCAACAGACTGTCAACAGACAACCTAATGGTTTTTGTGGTTGTCCTAAGTcacaaaaagctaatgactaaatccgcataaaatgaaataaaatttagtattaccaaatgaatcgaaacttACCTATCCGCTGAGATAAATTACTGTAAGTttacacaaaaagtttgaagaaaatcgatgcagtagtttagatttctataaatttattctgattctgaaTTAAAGGTTCTGGAAGCCTGGCCCAGAACACCGTACACTCCCCCCACATCCCTCCCCCTCCTACACACCCAGACACCCGCATTTACTTTAATGCCTTCTGGTAGTACAAGTACTACCCTCAGGGATAATGTTTACTACTCGTAAACAACTTTATCGAAAATCGGGTAAAAAGGGAGTAGATCGCTTCGAATTCCTTCAAGAGTTGGTTAATGAATTCTATCAATCGAATTCTCTTGGTATGtttcatctttaaaaacaaattttaaaaaattactactaaataatttgtttcaattattttagaaaGCCAAGAACAAGTTTTAGCTAATTTGGCCAATTTTGCGTATGATCCCTTGAACTATGATTATATCAGAGAActcaaaataattgaattgttcTTAAACGGACTGCAAAGCAGAAATCCATTCTTTGTTGAATACTGTTTGAAGGGTATTTGTAATTTGTCCAATGATCCCCTGAACCAAgatataatattcaaacacaatGGACTCAATCATATTAAAGAATTTGTAAAGTCTGAAAACCCTGATTTAGTGAAACACGGACTTACTACTTTGATTTTTCTACTTTCATCAGCAATTCCATCAGGTAGTAAGATCTAATAAAAGTAACaccattttatgattttaatttctcATCTATGTTTATCAACAGATGTTGCCACTTCCGACTTGATTGCCCAGATTCAACTGTTAAAACATagtgaaaatcaaaacataaAGAACTTGGCTACCATTTTCTTAGAAGAGTCATCTGGCATCAGTTCAGGCTAACTTGAAAGGAAATGTTCATCAAGAGAATAAAGTGTATACTCCAGAAGAGCACCAACATGAAGATGAATCTTGCTGAAGGgataaacaaaagatttcttcAATCATTCATTCAGAAAGGCTCCACAGTAGTAGAACTTAAAAAAGTAACTTATGCAGATGTGGAAAGTTTTTCCAAGTTGACAGGTGACTTAAATTCAGTTCATTTTGGTGGGGAAGCTATAGTTCATGGGGTTTTGCTTAATGGCTTTGTCAGTGCTGTTCTTGGCACCCAGTTACCTGGGCCTGGTTATGTTGTTTATGAACAATCAATGACTTTTCCAAATCCCTGTCGAGTTGGTGATGATGTAGAAATTCTAGTAGAAGTCGTAGAAGCCAGAAAAATTGTTGTCTGTAAATACGTGTGCACAAGTATTAATCAGCAATGTGTTGTTCATCAAGGTACCGctaaattattgaaatttaaaggattaaaataaaacctaCATCCATGTAGCCTATGCGTTTATTTCTCGGCGCGTCTCTTCAGCTGATCTACGTTTAACTTCAAGCAGGAAGAGGACTGTTAGTCCGTTCCAAGAACTCCCTAGACAGTTTTTCAAAGTGTAATGGGTGAATGTAAATACATAACTAATAAATTATAgggattaaattaaaatttaccagAAATTTTCTGCCGCATTAGCTCCATGCTCTTCTCGATTTGCTGATTCTGTTTGCGTATtcttacaaaacaaaaaatgcttTGTCATTTGCATTTTGCCTTTGATTTCTATTCGGATGGCACGATTCAAGAGACCGTATAACAGTGGATTAATGCTGATTGATGCATACATAAGCCACGTCACCGTTATAGAGCCATTGTTTGTAACGTACCCAGGAACTGCGTCACACAGAAAATCTTCGTGATGAACAATGGGGATCACGTTCAATACCCAATAGGGCGACCACAGTACAATGTAGGAACCGATTGTAAGCACTAACGTCTTGATTGCTTTATTACGTTTCTTATTAGAGACCATACTTGATTCTGTTTGCGAAACGACAACTGGATTTACAGTCCATATTCTTGGAGTCGTTTCATTAATTGGAGGAAACAGAGAAGGGGTCGGCTGAATTGTTCTTTGCACATTCTGTGCAACTCGGTAAATGTTTAAATACATTACTACGATAATAATGATTGGAAGTACATAGACTGCCAAAAATTGCAACCAACGGAAAATTGGATCCTGAAAACGATAGGCGTATGGCGCATAACAAGTTTGATCAGGTAATTGGAAAATTGGAATTAAAGCAAAAAGTATGCTGCCCGCTGTCACGATTGCGTTCAACAACGCATATTTTAATGCCGAAGCCGCATAAAATGGGCGAGTGATGGACACGTTTCTTTCAATTGCAATAGCAGAAACCAACCAAGCGgaattgtaaattgaaaaattatgtAGTACCTGCAAGGCGGTACACATACCCCAAGGAATGTCGTCAGTATGGTCATTCGAACAATTTGAACCTGCTACCACCCACTTTTTTGAACCAGATTTCACATCATCGTAAATAACGATGGCCGAAGGGAATACAATTGACGTCGCCAAAAGTCCAGTTAGGGAAAGTGTAACGATGAACGAATTGGATGGattttttcgtaaattttGAATCGATAATACTACTAAGAGAATAGCAATGTGAGCGATACAACCAATAATTGTTACTATACACATAATTGCAAACCCAATCATCCAATAGCTGTCGGTGGAGGCCATCGTGGAGACTTAAGTGTTCCGCATCAGTCTAGAACCATCGCCGTAGTTCTTCCTTATCACATAGATACTGTCTAAACTGCATGTTGAAAGAGATATTGATGGTCGGTGGTCTGTACCTAGCAACTATCTTCAATTAGAAACATATGCAATgaacataaattttattaaccgAGATATACATACTTCGATCGATAGACGAGTTGGGTTTGCGGAAGATACCAAGCTATATAACGTCCGGGGGGGTAAAAGATTCGAAGAGTTAGGAATGAATATCCAATTAGAATGTATTCcgtcatttttttatgttgttgttgtgtttaagGGGGaaatgatgattttttttttttagttacacGGTGAAATCCATCGAATTACACAATTATATCGTTATATACATGCACACACTGGTCGGCAGTAATAGAAATCCGGTTTGCCAATGAGTCGCATGCATTGCATTTATTACACAATTTTTAGGACATCGAATCAAATAATGTGGTGCTACCCCAAACCCGTCACAGTCGGCACATCTTACTCAATCAAGAGAAGCGCTAAACGCGAACTGCTAAAGCTTCTCGACTCCGCAACATTTGACTCGACAGCAACAAAATACATATCAACGATTAAAGTTGTCAAGATTCAACCGTCCGGACAACTGCGAAAGCcatcaaaataacaaaaagagaagagaagctTTTCAGATCGCGTAAGCCCGATTTAGCTTAACTTCTCGTCataatgtgtgtgtgctatttACAAGGCCGCAATCTCCTCTTCCAACGACAATGGATGCATCAGCGGCACTGATGTTGGACCTCCTACATTTCCATCGACAGGTGTTTCGGTTGGTCCTGACATTGCAACCCATCTGTTAACTTTAGAGAAAAGTGGAGCCGAGCTAAGCTCCGCAAAGTCAAATATGAATCAA
This DNA window, taken from Daphnia pulex isolate KAP4 chromosome 2, ASM2113471v1, encodes the following:
- the LOC124210477 gene encoding armadillo repeat-containing protein 7-like, which codes for MFTTRKQLYRKSGKKGVDRFEFLQELVNEFYQSNSLESQEQVLANLANFAYDPLNYDYIRELKIIELFLNGLQSRNPFFVEYCLKGICNLSNDPLNQDIIFKHNGLNHIKEFVKSENPDLVKHGLTTLIFLLSSAIPSDVATSDLIAQIQLLKHSENQNIKNLATIFLEESSGISSG
- the LOC124210473 gene encoding probable G-protein coupled receptor — translated: MASTDSYWMIGFAIMCIVTIIGCIAHIAILLVVLSIQNLRKNPSNSFIVTLSLTGLLATSIVFPSAIVIYDDVKSGSKKWVVAGSNCSNDHTDDIPWGMCTALQVLHNFSIYNSAWLVSAIAIERNVSITRPFYAASALKYALLNAIVTAGSILFALIPIFQLPDQTCYAPYAYRFQDPIFRWLQFLAVYVLPIIIIVVMYLNIYRVAQNVQRTIQPTPSLFPPINETTPRIWTVNPVVVSQTESSMVSNKKRNKAIKTLVLTIGSYIVLWSPYWVLNVIPIVHHEDFLCDAVPGYVTNNGSITVTWLMYASISINPLLYGLLNRAIRIEIKGKMQMTKHFLFCKNTQTESANREEHGANAAENFWEFLERTNSPLPA